One Brevibacillus choshinensis genomic window carries:
- the sigW gene encoding RNA polymerase sigma factor SigW has translation MDFVEKRLTQRAKRGDREAFAELIEIYKDKIFQLAYRMVGNRQDAEDIAQETFLRVYANLHTYDESYKFSTWIYRIATNLCIDRGRKKRPDFSLDEETEPGQGLDWYSRLSSNERTPEDKVVTQELQETVQDALSHLQPKYRSIMILRYIEDLSLQEISDIVKLPVTTIKTRIHRGREALRSKLRLM, from the coding sequence ATGGATTTTGTAGAGAAACGGTTGACTCAACGAGCGAAGCGTGGAGATCGTGAAGCCTTTGCCGAGTTGATCGAGATTTATAAGGATAAGATATTCCAGCTAGCGTATCGTATGGTGGGAAACCGCCAGGATGCTGAAGATATCGCGCAGGAGACCTTTCTGCGGGTATATGCCAATTTGCATACGTACGATGAAAGCTACAAGTTCTCCACCTGGATCTACCGTATTGCGACCAATTTATGTATCGACCGTGGCCGTAAGAAGCGGCCGGATTTCTCATTGGACGAAGAAACAGAGCCAGGGCAAGGCTTGGACTGGTACTCACGCTTGTCTTCAAACGAGCGTACGCCGGAGGACAAAGTAGTGACGCAGGAGCTGCAGGAGACCGTACAGGATGCGTTGTCCCATTTGCAGCCGAAGTATCGATCCATTATGATCCTGCGCTATATTGAAGATCTGTCGCTGCAGGAAATCAGCGATATCGTGAAATTGCCTGTGACGACGATCAAAACGCGAATTCACCGGGGAAGAGAAGCACTGCGCAGCAAGTTGCGATTGATGTAA
- the rocF gene encoding arginase: MNKNISIVGVPMDLGADRRGVDMGPSAIRYAGVVARLEQMGMNIQDRGDIQVARPHQFSETENHKYLDEVVEANAKLSGVVSEIMQEGRFPLVLGGDHSIALGTIAGVAKHVKNLGVIWFDAHGDLNTGETSPSGNIHGMPLAASLGFGHERLVNIGGYAPKLKPENVVIIGARDLDAGERELIKRIGMKVFTMHEIDKLGMARVMEEAIAHVSKNTDGVHLSLDLDGLDPHDAPGVGTPVIGGISYREGHVSLEMLADADILCSAEFVEVNPILDSENRTARVAVALMSSAFGDKLL; the protein is encoded by the coding sequence ATGAACAAAAACATTAGCATTGTCGGAGTACCCATGGATTTAGGTGCGGACCGGCGTGGAGTAGATATGGGACCGAGCGCTATTCGTTACGCAGGTGTGGTGGCCCGTTTGGAACAGATGGGTATGAACATCCAGGATCGCGGTGATATTCAGGTCGCACGTCCTCATCAATTTTCTGAAACCGAAAATCATAAATATCTGGATGAAGTGGTGGAGGCCAATGCCAAGCTGTCCGGAGTTGTAAGCGAAATCATGCAGGAAGGACGCTTCCCTTTAGTATTGGGCGGAGATCACAGCATCGCGCTCGGCACCATTGCCGGCGTAGCGAAGCACGTGAAAAACCTGGGTGTCATTTGGTTCGATGCTCACGGCGATTTGAACACAGGTGAGACCTCTCCATCTGGCAATATCCACGGAATGCCGCTGGCTGCCAGTCTCGGATTTGGACATGAGCGTCTGGTGAACATCGGTGGCTATGCACCGAAGCTCAAGCCGGAAAATGTGGTCATCATCGGTGCTCGCGATCTGGATGCAGGAGAGCGGGAACTCATCAAGCGCATCGGCATGAAAGTCTTCACCATGCATGAGATCGACAAGCTGGGAATGGCACGAGTCATGGAAGAAGCGATTGCCCATGTGTCCAAAAACACGGACGGCGTGCATCTGAGTCTCGACCTGGACGGTTTGGACCCGCATGATGCACCAGGAGTGGGTACACCAGTCATCGGGGGTATCTCGTACCGTGAAGGCCATGTATCCTTGGAAATGCTGGCGGATGCAGACATTCTGTGTTCTGCGGAGTTTGTGGAAGTGAATCCGATTCTGGATAGCGAAAACCGCACAGCACGCGTGGCAGTTGCTCTGATGAGCTCCGCTTTTGGAGATAAATTGCTGTAG
- a CDS encoding zf-HC2 domain-containing protein has protein sequence MECRDMIILIHEYLDGDTDELTNQNLQTHMRTCVSCRQHMHELQRAIAFVQSASHIHVSSDFTARVLAQLPAETKKNLFSGWLRRHPFLTAAAVFLFLMTGSLCANWFDRDNILQVSSSNMDKLKIDRERNVVVVPAGTSIDGDLVVRNGNVEVQGQVKGNVVAIEGKVFVASTAQVAGNTESIEAIVDWIWYEVKNIGNDLLPVLP, from the coding sequence ATGGAATGCCGGGATATGATTATTCTCATCCATGAATATCTGGATGGGGACACTGACGAGCTAACCAATCAGAATTTGCAAACTCATATGAGAACCTGTGTGAGCTGCCGCCAGCACATGCATGAATTACAACGAGCCATTGCCTTTGTGCAGAGCGCTTCTCATATTCATGTCTCCTCTGATTTTACGGCTCGTGTACTGGCCCAATTGCCTGCTGAGACGAAAAAGAACTTGTTTTCGGGCTGGCTTAGGAGGCATCCGTTCCTTACAGCAGCAGCTGTCTTTCTCTTTCTGATGACAGGCAGCTTGTGTGCAAACTGGTTTGATCGGGACAACATCTTGCAGGTTTCCTCGTCCAACATGGATAAATTAAAAATCGACCGAGAAAGAAATGTTGTCGTCGTACCGGCTGGAACCAGCATTGATGGTGATCTGGTCGTGCGAAATGGAAATGTCGAAGTGCAAGGTCAAGTCAAAGGAAACGTGGTTGCAATCGAAGGGAAAGTGTTCGTGGCATCTACGGCACAAGTGGCGGGAAATACAGAATCGATCGAAGCCATCGTGGACTGGATCTGGTATGAGGTGAAAAATATTGGAAATGACTTGCTTCCAGTCTTGCCATAA
- a CDS encoding aspartyl-phosphate phosphatase Spo0E family protein yields the protein MTNKDVLLQIERLRKELNDQYKAQASITPELLELSVRLDHLLNKLHLHP from the coding sequence ATGACAAATAAAGATGTTCTCCTCCAGATCGAAAGGCTGAGAAAAGAACTGAATGATCAGTACAAAGCACAGGCCTCCATCACTCCAGAGCTGTTGGAGCTAAGTGTGCGGCTAGACCATCTCCTAAATAAACTGCATCTCCATCCTTAG
- the cdaA gene encoding diadenylate cyclase CdaA, with protein sequence MISLDYGDLLRYGTDILLVTYVIYKIIMLIRGTRAVQLLKGIMVIVITWLLSKYFQLTTLHWLMSQAFTFGVLAVVIIFQPELRRALEQLGRGKLFSRSSTIQDDDVVNRLVQEVCKSVTYMAKRRIGALIVIERETGLNDYVETGIAINGRVSSELLINIFIPNTPLHDGAVIMRKDVILAAACYLPLSENNSISKELGTRHRAAIGVSEVSDGMSIIVSEETGQVSFATHGTMNRNLTEEQLAEMLTEQLQPLSKGKSMGSRWQWRRKHG encoded by the coding sequence ATGATATCGTTGGACTATGGGGATTTGCTACGGTATGGAACGGACATTTTACTCGTTACATACGTGATTTATAAAATAATTATGCTCATTCGCGGGACACGCGCAGTACAATTGTTGAAGGGGATCATGGTCATCGTGATCACCTGGCTCCTCAGCAAATATTTTCAGCTCACCACGTTGCACTGGCTGATGTCACAGGCATTTACCTTCGGGGTATTGGCTGTCGTCATCATTTTTCAGCCTGAATTGCGGCGTGCCCTCGAACAATTGGGACGGGGGAAGCTTTTTTCTCGTTCCAGCACCATTCAGGACGACGATGTGGTGAATCGTCTGGTGCAAGAAGTATGCAAATCCGTCACGTATATGGCAAAACGCAGGATTGGCGCCCTGATCGTCATCGAGCGTGAAACAGGTTTGAATGATTACGTAGAGACGGGGATTGCGATCAATGGCCGGGTGAGCTCCGAGCTGTTGATTAATATTTTCATTCCGAATACCCCTCTGCATGACGGGGCGGTCATTATGCGCAAAGACGTCATTTTGGCTGCTGCCTGTTATTTGCCGCTGTCCGAAAACAACTCGATCTCCAAGGAGCTGGGGACGCGCCACCGTGCTGCAATCGGTGTCAGTGAGGTATCCGATGGAATGTCGATCATCGTTTCGGAGGAGACGGGGCAAGTATCTTTTGCCACACATGGCACGATGAACCGGAACTTGACGGAAGAGCAGCTGGCGGAAATGCTGACAGAGCAGCTCCAGCCTCTGTCAAAGGGCAAATCCATGGGAAGTCGTTGGCAATGGAGGCGAAAACATGGATAA
- the glmM gene encoding phosphoglucosamine mutase, whose protein sequence is MGKYFGTDGVRGVANAQLTPELAFKIGRVGGYVLTRHKQEGKPKVVIGRDTRISGQMLENSLLAGLLSVGAEVVRLGVISTSGVAYLTRALGADAGVMISASHNPFPDNGIKFFGSNGFKLSDDVEAEIEQYLDATEDTLPRPTGENIGTVLEFLEGGQKYLSHLKSTVSERFDGLKVVLDCANGAVSSLAARLFADVDAEVITIGANPNGVNINDQCGSTHPERVQEEVLKHKADLGLSFDGDADRCIAVDDQGEIIDGDYIMAICARALKAKGKLNNNTIVTTVMANMGFFKGMEECSINTTKTAVGDRYVVEEMLRGGYNLGGEQSGHIVFLDYNTTGDGLLTGLQLLNIIKESGKPLSELKNVMVKYPQLLVNVRVEDKSKLNGNEAIEQAIRAVEEELAGNGRVLVRPSGTEPIVRVMAEGPDADQLEGLVHRIVDVVKQELV, encoded by the coding sequence ATGGGGAAGTATTTCGGAACTGACGGTGTACGCGGTGTGGCAAATGCACAGCTAACACCCGAACTGGCATTTAAAATCGGACGCGTTGGCGGTTATGTTCTCACGAGACACAAACAAGAAGGTAAGCCAAAAGTAGTGATTGGGCGCGATACGCGCATTTCCGGCCAAATGCTGGAAAACTCGCTTTTGGCCGGCCTGCTATCGGTCGGAGCAGAAGTAGTCAGATTGGGTGTCATCTCTACCTCGGGTGTGGCTTACCTCACACGAGCGTTGGGAGCAGATGCGGGTGTCATGATTTCCGCCTCCCACAATCCGTTTCCGGATAACGGCATCAAGTTCTTCGGCAGCAACGGCTTTAAACTGTCCGACGACGTAGAAGCAGAAATCGAACAATACCTGGATGCGACAGAGGACACACTGCCTCGTCCGACAGGTGAAAATATCGGAACGGTACTGGAGTTCTTGGAAGGTGGACAAAAATACCTTTCCCACTTGAAGAGCACAGTATCTGAGCGCTTTGACGGATTGAAGGTCGTTTTGGATTGTGCAAACGGAGCGGTTTCTTCTCTTGCGGCACGTCTGTTTGCGGACGTGGACGCAGAAGTAATCACCATCGGCGCCAATCCGAATGGCGTGAATATCAACGATCAATGCGGCTCTACTCACCCTGAGCGTGTTCAGGAGGAAGTACTGAAGCACAAAGCTGATCTCGGTCTTTCCTTTGACGGTGACGCTGACCGCTGTATCGCGGTGGATGATCAAGGTGAAATCATCGATGGCGACTACATCATGGCGATCTGTGCACGTGCTTTGAAGGCTAAAGGAAAGCTGAACAACAACACGATCGTAACGACCGTCATGGCCAACATGGGCTTTTTCAAAGGTATGGAGGAATGCTCCATCAATACGACCAAGACGGCCGTAGGAGATCGCTATGTCGTGGAGGAGATGCTGCGTGGCGGCTACAACCTCGGTGGCGAGCAGTCCGGACACATCGTTTTCCTGGACTACAATACGACTGGTGATGGCCTGCTGACGGGCTTGCAGCTTCTCAACATCATCAAGGAGTCGGGGAAACCATTGTCCGAGCTCAAAAACGTCATGGTCAAGTACCCGCAACTCTTGGTCAACGTGCGCGTTGAAGACAAGTCCAAGCTGAACGGCAACGAAGCAATCGAACAAGCTATCCGTGCAGTAGAGGAAGAGCTGGCCGGAAATGGTCGCGTGCTGGTGCGCCCGTCTGGAACAGAGCCGATCGTCCGTGTCATGGCAGAAGGCCCGGATGCGGATCAGCTGGAAGGCTTGGTCCATCGGATCGTTGACGTCGTGAAACAGG
- a CDS encoding CdaR family protein — MDKWLNSHWFARAVALLLAVMMWMVVNLEPEQATTPEASQPVFIDGVNLHVKYDTDRYQVVKQQRTVKVALESSNPFYRHNFFPADSWEVYVDATGLGKGTHKVPVQYKGFPDEVKVGIIPNIVEITLEEKKTVEREVNVEMLGVVAPGYTAGEPIVKPFRALVRVPESQVDKVAAVKASVDLEGATSAIKTTVPLKVVDKSGNVIQGADVVPLTVEVNIPVTSPFVKVPVKLNLTNEMPNGYSLASVDMNVDEVTVYGPKEVIDAMKATTYPGPDIDLSNITSDRLLELKIPVMDSIVKVEPEYLKVSLKVVPSTTKRMEKIPIRISGLSENLQAKVLSTAGQEMSTIDFDAVGAAQILNQLRPEDLQVVADVSNMPAGVYEIALNYIFQSDYLGPSESAPKKVTVEITNKQR; from the coding sequence ATGGATAAATGGTTAAATAGTCATTGGTTTGCTCGCGCAGTCGCGCTACTTTTGGCAGTGATGATGTGGATGGTCGTGAATCTCGAACCGGAGCAGGCGACGACCCCCGAAGCCAGTCAGCCGGTGTTTATTGATGGCGTCAATCTGCATGTCAAATACGATACGGACCGCTATCAGGTGGTCAAGCAGCAGAGGACCGTCAAAGTGGCGCTGGAGAGCAGTAATCCGTTCTACCGCCACAATTTCTTCCCTGCGGATTCGTGGGAAGTCTACGTTGATGCTACGGGACTAGGCAAGGGAACGCATAAAGTCCCTGTCCAATACAAGGGCTTCCCCGATGAAGTGAAGGTGGGAATTATCCCGAACATCGTGGAAATTACCCTGGAAGAGAAAAAGACGGTGGAGCGGGAAGTCAACGTAGAGATGCTGGGAGTCGTCGCGCCCGGGTATACCGCTGGGGAGCCGATCGTAAAGCCTTTCCGCGCGCTTGTGCGCGTACCGGAAAGCCAAGTAGACAAAGTAGCTGCCGTAAAGGCATCCGTCGATCTGGAAGGGGCGACATCCGCCATCAAGACCACCGTACCTTTGAAAGTGGTGGACAAGTCGGGGAATGTGATACAAGGTGCTGATGTGGTGCCTCTCACCGTTGAGGTGAACATCCCTGTCACCAGTCCGTTCGTGAAGGTGCCTGTCAAATTAAACTTGACGAATGAAATGCCAAATGGCTATAGTTTGGCTAGTGTGGATATGAATGTGGACGAAGTGACCGTATATGGGCCGAAGGAAGTCATAGATGCGATGAAAGCAACTACGTACCCTGGCCCGGATATTGATCTGAGCAACATTACATCAGATCGTCTGTTAGAGCTAAAAATACCGGTAATGGATAGTATCGTGAAGGTAGAACCCGAGTATTTAAAAGTTTCACTGAAGGTCGTACCTTCTACCACGAAGCGTATGGAAAAGATCCCGATTCGCATCAGTGGGTTATCAGAAAACCTGCAAGCCAAGGTGCTATCGACGGCAGGCCAGGAGATGTCTACAATTGATTTTGATGCCGTAGGGGCGGCTCAGATCTTGAATCAGCTGAGACCGGAAGACCTGCAAGTCGTAGCCGATGTCAGCAATATGCCGGCTGGAGTGTATGAGATTGCGTTGAACTACATCTTCCAATCCGATTACCTGGGGCCATCAGAAAGCGCACCCAAGAAGGTCACAGTAGAAATCACGAACAAGCAAAGGTAG